Sequence from the Numida meleagris isolate 19003 breed g44 Domestic line chromosome 2, NumMel1.0, whole genome shotgun sequence genome:
ACACTATCACAGCTGTGGCACTTTGCTTTCCCCTCAAGCAGCAGCAACCTGAAGTCTTTCTTCTGTCAGTTTAAATACTGCACACAGGATCCAAACTAAGCagtaaaacagttttcagtCTGCTGAAGCTTGGGAAagccacagccagcagccacaGTGGCTGACTCTATTTGTGAACTCTGGTGCTGATGCATTTAGCAATCCATTTTTATTGAAGGGTTCCTACAAGGCCCACACGAGGCCTTCAGTAAAGGCCCAGTTTTACAAATTAGAGGTGTTCACCAAGGAGGAATGATATCTGCGTGCTCCGGGCTGGCTTTTCCAAGCCTTGAACCAGAGAAGCACCATTGTTTAGACAGCCTTTTATGAAACACTAACAAGGACTACATGCAGGAAAGTATGAAGAGAAGGGCTcatgaaacaaaagcatcagccactgaaagaaacacaaaaaacctACGCTGTTTTGATAGAGACCTCAGACTGGAACACCAAAAATAACTAAAGCAATTGCAACAGGACTTTCCCAGACTCGAGTAACTACTGGGTAAGATTGAACTGGACTGTGTTTGAGATTCACGCAGTTTTGTTCCCAGTTGGGTTTCACTGTTTGTTTAGGTTTTGTCTACAGCACAAGATGCTTACAGGCCACAAGTTCAGCTGGGAGATCATTTAGATTAGAAATTCCCTCCAGACACTGCATTTATCGGAGATGATGTTCTCCACACTATTCTCACCACAGCACACACTCCCTCAGACCAGAGCTCAGCCCCGCAGCATGAGAACTGGCAACAAACGAAGAGTACTTTACCCACAAGCATGCCCCATGCATTGCTTTGAAGAGCAGGCACCCACTAAGCTCTACCAGTCAAGACCATCAGTTCGCACAGCAGAGGAGATGCAGGAgtgcaaaacaaaccaaaagctCAGCTGGTAAGTACAGGTTGCAGGGAACTACAGCTGGCTCTAAAACAGGCTGTTTAAATCCAAGTAAATCCTGGTATCAATCACTAGTCTTAATTTAAACCTAGTTATTTGGATTTCACGTGCACTGATGGATTTATCAATGCAAAAACTACTGACCAAAATAGACTCATATTTGGCTTGCACATATCCAGAGTGGTTTTGCATGGGTGTAATTACATCAGTTTGAAAATACTACGTTTTAACTATGTTAATGTGGAATTAAAATTCCTGTAGTAATTTCCTTGAAGAACTGTGTATTTTGAgctaaacaaaaacaaggaagaaagctttaaaaaaacaaaacaaaacaaaacaacctcaGGATTAATATGGTAAGTAGTCCAGAAACTAAAATATCTAATTTCCCAAAGCTCATTTTCAAATTatatgcatgaaaataaaatagcaaggtttaaaatgttaatgagtTAACTAGTTAagatgataaaagaaaaatcctagTAACTAAAATAGGAAAGAAGCACCAATTCAGCCAAGAGGAGATTCTACATAATAATATCTTTTAAACATCCAGAATGAGTAGCTGTAGAACTCTGAACACAAACTTTCATTGTGAGATTTGGGCAGGGCGGGAGGGGGgggaacaaagcaaaaaaagtttGTCTGGTCCAATGCAAGTTCAATAGCATCTCTCCTCTGCATGTTCTAATCTGACTGTGTTACATGAACACTTAACAAATACAAGTTACAGCAAGAGCACACAAGATATGCTGACTCCCAAAACTTTGCAGCGCTGTTGTGCAAAAGCACAACTGAGAAACACCAGGGTTTCTTGTTCCAGAAAGGCTGAATATAGCAGCTAAGGAACTGGCACCTGAACCCTATTATGAAAGTGCAATGACTTTGAGTTTCTTAAAGTTTGTCTCCTGTCTGAAAATTAACGGTAGGAAGTAGTCGGCtgcctggatttttttccataagtattgctgaaggaaaatgaCGCCCTGATGTGAAAAGTGACTACATAAAAATAGCATCTTACTCAATAGCTGCACGCATTGTTAGAACTAGTTGGGTTCATGGTTTGCCGCCACTTTTAGTTTACTAGTAAAACAAAATGGATACAGTCAGGGAAGGGTGAGGTAAACTCTATTCTAACCTGTGCTTCCTGAGCAAAATCTTACAGCAGTGACAGCCAGAGACAAAAATTGATACTGGAATACAAGATCAGCTCACAGCTTAGAGATAAACATATGTAAAAAATCAGACACCTTCATGCTGAAGTCACTAAGATACTTTTAAAGCACCtcaagaggttttttttgtaagccAATAACTACATTTTCAAGACTATTtcttgaaaacaggaaaacactctcagtttcattttcaaatcaagAAACCCAGCCTAACCTTCTCCCGTACTTTGGACCTGCAGCACAAACATCAGTGGGACGAGGTGCCGAGTGGCTCAGCATGCTCTCTCTTGCCAGAGGTATGGGAGGGAACAAGCaggcttgggaaaaaaaaagaatcaaagtTCTGCATTATGAACTTCTGACATGTCACTCTGTGATTATGCCGTGGTTTCGTTTCTAAAACATCACGTGCTTTGGCCACACCAAATCcctccagcagaagagaagtctcccacttaaacaaaaacaactgcaaCAAACATCACTGTTCAACTTGTTTAGACAGCTAAATGGTAATTATTGTTCTGCTTCCTGTTACTAAACAGCAAGAACTGTTCAACTTAataaagaaaagtcatttcaaAATAGCACACTCATACAtgctggggaggaagaaaaaaaaaaagcaagcccaagaaaagctgcctttttcagtcaccaaattaaaatatttagttatcCAGAGAGCCTGGCACACAAATGCAGGCCCGAGTCTCCTGAGcccaaacaggaaaataaaaccacaggCAACCAGGAGAAGTTCATTTGTCTTGAATGATTAACGGCCATTCACGAGAATGACAATTTATAAGCATAGCTTTGCTGCCCTTCGTCTACATTTGGGATTCAAATATGCATTTTAGCTACTTTCAGTTTCTCCTCTGCTTGCATTCTGAAATCATACATTTCACTGTTCCTTAAAAAGACCAGATCTTCCCGCAAAATTAGCACATCAGCTACAGAGAAAATGTTGTATCGATTTGCTTAAAGCAACACAACTCCCTGTGGGAAGAAATGTTATGACTTTTTATCCTAGAAAGGTGAGAATTAAGTCCTCAAACTTCTGACGAGCAGGCAGGCAACATCCCCTTCTCACACCTGCTCTGATTTCCTGTAACCTCAGGGAGGATGTAGGGAGAGCGAGCGTGCAGCTCATGCACATACACCTCAGACGCGTGCTTAACTGACcctggaaaaacaaatagataCCACAAGTAGAGGGATAGCCAGAAGAGGAAATACACCAACTCCTAAACAGCAATTTTTTGAAGAGGATTTTACAGCAAAGAACAACTATCTCACGTACACATTTTACAAAGTAGCAACACTCTAAAAAATAACTGATGGCATGCTGTTTTTCTAATAAGAGGAATAAAGCCACTACCCCACTCCGTAGTTACAGAAGATTAGATATACATAATACTATTTTGTAAAATTGTAACTTCTACTTaagaaagtgattttaaaatacaacaagCCAGCCTTACCCATCAGTGTCGCTAGAAGACACAGAGAGTACATCTCCTTTTCAActtgctcctgcagctccttcgATGAGATTTTACTGGTCACTGCCACATCGTCATGTTTCACGGCATGGGCTGagtgtgctgcagcaggctggctgCTCTCCTCCTTACCTTTCAGGATTTCTATGGCAATTCTGTCACCGTGCTGCAAAGGCACAGGTTCATTTTCCATGCCTTCTTTGGGAGGCAAAAGCTCTTTAGGAGGAAAGCCATAGCGAATACATTGCAAATATGGAGGAATATTAAACTCTCTAGCTATGCTTTCCTGTAGTTCCAAGAAAGTGGTAGTGCACTTCAGGGTAAGCATTGACTGCCTCCCGTCATTTGTTGTTATTcgaattttcttttcttttgtagatgTCGGCGAGTACGGGGTTTTTGTTGGCGTAGCAGGTGCAGATGATGGACCCTCACGAACAGCCCCCGGAGACACAGCCCTCGGTTGCCCTTTGTgctcttgtttcattttttcacttttccgTTTCTGCATCACAGAGGCCTGGTCTGCAATGTTCTGCTGAATagttctttcagttttgctcATATTTAACTCCTCCTTGTGCAAAGTTTTTGTCTTCTGTCCAgtcaaaataattttggttGGAAGTTGCGACTCTAACTCTTGTCCTTGCTGTACCTCCCCAGCTCTTTGGGCGTGAGCACCATCAATATTTACAGGGGTATAATCGTCAGGGTTCTTTTTGGCAGTTTGATGCAGTATCGTATTGACAACTTTCTGAACAAGAATCTCACTACCAAACTCACCAGGGAAGTGTTTGGTGACAAGCTTCATGGCAACATCATACACATTGCTGTTCAAGGAGGCGTCACTTTCGTACTGAAACCAATAGACCGTCTCTCTCACCACTCTTCCACTCCACTCAAGAGTAATGGGAAACGCTTCGGGGAGGTTATCATACTCTTTGCCTTCCCAGTAGTGCTTGAATCCACAGCCACACTTGCCACCTGTAGACCTAGTGTTAGTTCTATCTCCATCCAAATACGAAACAGAGCCATCTTCTCGGACACGACGCACTAAGTTACTGTGACACCAGTTACATGTAGTCAGACTACTCAGGCTGTAGTCTGGTACCAGCACATCCTTTGCAGGGCTGTAAGAACATACCAAATTGTTCAGGGGAAAGCTGTAATTTTTGTCAGGCCGTAGCTGACCATGGGTATTTTTTGCCAGATTATACAATTTTCCCCCCGGAGCCAACCACTCTGGAGGCACATGATGCTCTGAAAGGGCTCCACACATCAGGCACCTGTGAAGGCGGTTGTCCATCACTGCTTTTTTGGCAGCTGCCGTGACTTCTTCAGGCTGGACTCCTATTACCCCAGTCCTTCTGTAGAAATACTGATGCACATCAGCTACAAGACTGGGGTGAATACCGTGTTTACTCATGAAAACCTCCTCCATTGCAGCGACCAGCCTCATCAAGTACTTATCTTGCAAGCTTCTGTCTCCTCCAATAACACAACCACCATCCTCCTCTAACTTGATGTACTTTTTGATGAGGTCTTGAGGAACTCCCCAGGCTTTAGGCAGGAGCTTCCTAGGCAGTTTAGGTAAAGCAGCACCTTTTATTCCAACCAGAGGAATATAATGGTTACGTCCCGAACTACTCCAGGCGATGCAGATCGGCTTGTTCAACATGCCATCTTTCCCCATACATTTTTCTAGGGGTACCAGACCAGGGAGGAATGTTGCTGAATAGTCTCCGGAGCTTCGCATTCCGCTCAGTGAGTCTAACAGGATGATAGGCCGGTGAAGCACATTGGCCAGGCCAAAGATGTGAATATTCCTAAGGCCCATGGGCACTCCTTCCGGAGGAACAAACAACGGGTCGCACTCATTGATGATGTCCTCCCACTCGGCCACATCGATAAAATCGTGGAAGAGCGCCTTGTAGTGACTCAGGTTCTCCTCAAAATGCTTCTTCAGGTTCTCTCGCAGAGCGTGCCAGAACAGTTCCCTGCCGACGAGCGCCCGCGAGACCGCGTGGACCAGACAGTGGCCGTCTCCATCCACGTGGACGGGAATGAGGCACTCCTGGCTGTTGTTGGCCTTCTTGATGTCCTCCAGAGTGTCATGCAGGTAGATGAGGCTGCCGGAGCGGTCCTTGCCATAGCCGATGGTCTCGACGTGCTCCGGCTCAATGAGGAAGGCGCGGTCCCCCAGCAGGGAGCAGTCGAAGATGTCTCCCTGGTTCATCTCCGTGAGGAGCTTGGCCTTGCCCGTCTGCTTGTCCATGCCGTAGCGGGCCAGGATGGGGGCCAGCAGCTTGCAGTGGTAGTTGGAGAGGCCCAGCACCTTGACGAGCTCGGTGTTCCTGCGGGGCGGCCCGGCGCCGCTGACGCCCAGCAGCGCGTTCCGCAGCAGGTTGTGCAGCACCAGGTCGGGGTCCGTCACCTCCTCCACCGCCAGCAGCTGCCGCTGCTCGTGCCGCTGCCCGCAGTCCGTGCACTCGATGCTGCCGGCGCCCTGCGGCCCGTGGGCCGGGAAGAACAGCCGCGCCTGGCATTTGGGGTCGGGGCAGGTGCCCGAGAAGATGCGCCGCTCCCGCTTCTTGGCGGCGGCCGGAGGCGGCGGCTGCGGCTGCTGCTGAGGagacggcggcggcggcggctgctgcCGGGGCTGGGACATCGCTCCGCTCCGGCCGGGCTCGCCCCACCCGCGCTCCTCCGCCTCACAGGCTCATCCCCTCCTCCCCGGCCGCCGCCCGGCGTCTGACGAATGCCGGAACCGCCGCCGGccgcagggccccatccaccgAGCGccctcccgccgccgccccgcccgaCAACGCGGAAGCCGCCGGCACCGCCGCTcgccgccgctccgccgccTCGGCCGTTGCCCGCAACGCAACGGCCTCTCTCACTTCCACGCCGACGGCGCAGGCGCGGCGCCGCGTGGACGCCGGGAGCTGTAGTCTTCTCCGGCAACGCGGCCCAACGCGCGGGCGGAGCGCGGACTGCGAGGACCGTCGTGCAGCGCGGCGGGACGGGGagagcgcggggcggggcgagCTGAGCCGGCTGCACCGCCCCGCCGGGCTGCTGGGAGGGGTAGTCCCTGCTGGGTGGCCGCGGGGGAGGGGTCCGAAAGGGGCACGTTTGGCGGGGCTGTCTTGGCGCTTGTTTTGCTTCCCAGACTACGTGCCGGGATGGGGGTGACAGCGACGCGTCGCCTTCCCTCAGTCCCCGGCCTCCCCCGGCTCCGGCAGGTTGCTGCAGGTGCGGGCTGACGGCGAGGGGCGGGCAGGGCGGCCGGAGCCGGCCCTCACCTCTCCGCTGCGGGCAGCACTGTCGCTATATCACACCCTGAGCTGCTCGGCTCCACTGCACTGCGGTCACTGCCCTCATAGGAGGGGGGGGGAGAACATACTGTAAGAAAGGGCTCGTGGTTTGCAATTTATTACCTATGACTAACAGAGTAGAGTAGTGAGAACCGAAAGCAAACTAAAACCACCGTCCTTCCCTTCCACCCTGTTCTACCTCCTCCCTCTGAGCAATACAGGAAAATGGGGACAGCGCATTACGCTACCACTCCTCCACGGTCACACTCTGCCCCAGCTCCATGTATGTCCCTCCCAAGGGATgctgtccttccccagctgatccactgtgggcttcccacaggctgcagctttccCAGCACCTCTCTATGGGTCTGTAATCTCAGGCCCAACCTTCAGGAgtgcactgctccagcacagggccccacagctcctgccagAACTCTCTGTGGGCTGCGGCTCCTTCAGCTGCGCGTGCTTCTGCCCCGTGGGCTCTTCCATGGCTGCAAGTGGAGCTCTGCTCTTCATGGTGCCCACGGGCTGCAGGTGTACAGCCTGCTCCACtgtgggcctctcctgggctgcagggatcttctgctctgtgcctggagcgcctgctgccctccttctgcactgacctcggtggctgcagagctgtttctctcccatttctgactcctctctcccagctgctgttgcccAGCAGTGTTTCCCTtccttaaatctgctctcccagagcacacccagcatcgctcatggctcagctctggcagcagcaggtcccttttggagcagctggagctggctctgctctgacatGAGGCAGTgttgggctctgctcacagaggccacccCTTCAGCCCCACcactaccaaaaccttgccatgtAAACCCAGTGTAGGGGGTGAGTCCCAAGGGCTTTCCAGCTGTGGAGGTTTCCAACAAACATCTCTGGAGCTGCCTGTCGTCCTCAGCCAAATCCTGTGCAGCCATAGCAGGCAGACATTGCCCTGCACCTGGGCTGTGTgaggcagcagagccaggccTGATGGGGTAGCACTGGTCTCACTCTTTACCCTGGGGCTGCTGCGGCTCCCTCACCCCATGGAGTTTGCTGTCCCCGCAGCTAGGCCATGCCCTGCCCCAGGGGTGAGCAGAGGACACGGAGGTGTggctcagctgctggctgctgatAGCACCCAGGCAAGACATGGGAGGCCTCAGGGTGAGGCGTTAGCACCAGTGATCCCTCCTGCTGATGTCACCACACTGATGATAACGAGGGAGCATAGCTGGTGCAGCCCTTATCTGCACTGGCCATCTGAAATGGCACTGTGCAGGCTGGGAGACAAGTGGCAAGACAGCAGAAAGGGATCGGaggtgctggtgacagcagatCAGCGAGaatcagcagtgtgctctggcagccaTGAGGGCAAACCACATTTTGGAGTGCATTAGGCATAGCATAGCCAGCCGGCCAAAagaggtgattgtcccactTTATTTAGCGTTAGTGTGGCCTCACCTAgaatactgtgtgcagttctcttttctccaatataaaaaggatgttaaggTCCTTGgaagcatccagaggagggcaacaaagcagGTAACAGTGCTGAAAGCATGTCCTGTGAGGGGAGGCTGAGGGCATTGTGTTGTGcaggctggaggagaggaggccTCACTGCCCCCTGCAGCTCCCTTAtgggagaagcagagggagatgccgggctctgctcctgggaactGATGGCAGTGTGGgaatgcacagagctgtgccaagAGAGTGTCCGGGCATTAGGAATCATTTCTTTATTGAGGGTGGTCAAAcagtggaacaggcttcctagagaggtgtTGATGCTCCACActtgtcagtgttcaagaggcacTTGGAGAATGCCCttaataatatgctttaacttctgGTTAGCCCTGAAATGGTCAGGCTCTTTGACTCTTTgtagatcccttccaactgaactattctattctacaTAAAGTTTCTGacaaaaatcagaggaaaaagcatTCACAACTTCTAGCCTAATTACTGCAGCTGGCAGAACATCCGTGTAGTGATCTCAAGAGGGGTTACTTCGGGCTTTTAAGTTCTCTCAAAACCATTCCTGAAAGGAATTTATCTTTAATAAACGAAAGCAGACGAGGAAATTCTGGAAGACCAGATAGCACCTTGCTAATTTTGCCACACTCGACAGCATTGCCAA
This genomic interval carries:
- the VCPIP1 gene encoding deubiquitinating protein VCIP135 gives rise to the protein MSQPRQQPPPPPSPQQQPQPPPPAAAKKRERRIFSGTCPDPKCQARLFFPAHGPQGAGSIECTDCGQRHEQRQLLAVEEVTDPDLVLHNLLRNALLGVSGAGPPRRNTELVKVLGLSNYHCKLLAPILARYGMDKQTGKAKLLTEMNQGDIFDCSLLGDRAFLIEPEHVETIGYGKDRSGSLIYLHDTLEDIKKANNSQECLIPVHVDGDGHCLVHAVSRALVGRELFWHALRENLKKHFEENLSHYKALFHDFIDVAEWEDIINECDPLFVPPEGVPMGLRNIHIFGLANVLHRPIILLDSLSGMRSSGDYSATFLPGLVPLEKCMGKDGMLNKPICIAWSSSGRNHYIPLVGIKGAALPKLPRKLLPKAWGVPQDLIKKYIKLEEDGGCVIGGDRSLQDKYLMRLVAAMEEVFMSKHGIHPSLVADVHQYFYRRTGVIGVQPEEVTAAAKKAVMDNRLHRCLMCGALSEHHVPPEWLAPGGKLYNLAKNTHGQLRPDKNYSFPLNNLVCSYSPAKDVLVPDYSLSSLTTCNWCHSNLVRRVREDGSVSYLDGDRTNTRSTGGKCGCGFKHYWEGKEYDNLPEAFPITLEWSGRVVRETVYWFQYESDASLNSNVYDVAMKLVTKHFPGEFGSEILVQKVVNTILHQTAKKNPDDYTPVNIDGAHAQRAGEVQQGQELESQLPTKIILTGQKTKTLHKEELNMSKTERTIQQNIADQASVMQKRKSEKMKQEHKGQPRAVSPGAVREGPSSAPATPTKTPYSPTSTKEKKIRITTNDGRQSMLTLKCTTTFLELQESIAREFNIPPYLQCIRYGFPPKELLPPKEGMENEPVPLQHGDRIAIEILKGKEESSQPAAAHSAHAVKHDDVAVTSKISSKELQEQVEKEMYSLCLLATLMGEDVWSYAKGLPQLFQQGGVFYSIMKKTTGLVDGKHCTFPHLPGKNFVYNAAEDRLELCVDAAGHFPIGPDVEDLVKEALSQVRAEATSRSREASPSHGMLKLGSGGVVKKKSEQLHNITAFQGKGHSLGTASSSQQHDQRARETPLLRKHSTETDFSPAKIEPSVIPAASGKSELIRIAPGVVTMRDSRQLDPTLIEAQRKKLQEMVSSIQASMDRHLRDQNTEQSASVDVSQRKVEAVSSTAKTGSFQAGSPESFSAPSGTEHLNTESAGDNMVNSVGTTFPARSKAQKGNSVEELEEMDSQDAGITNVTEPMDHS